A region from the Benincasa hispida cultivar B227 chromosome 8, ASM972705v1, whole genome shotgun sequence genome encodes:
- the LOC120083394 gene encoding organelle RRM domain-containing protein 6, chloroplastic isoform X1, with protein MTAGLPFTVAAAPKPFFQFQITHHNNIRSTETHTRIHSIRSQLAYSSTPLPFFSVRKTHSISDSPLFSLACASSSPSPSPRRYTPSTRLYVSGLSFRTTEESLRNAFKSFGQLVEVNLVMDKVANRPRGFAFLRYATEEESQKAIEGMHGKFLDGRVIFVEVAKSRSELRQGLKENSS; from the exons ATGACCGCCGGATTACCATTCACAGTCGCAGCTGCTCCAAAACCGTTCTTTCAGTTTCAGATTACTCATCATAATAATATCCGTTCAACCGAGACGCATACTCGAATTCATAGCATTCGATCCCAATTGGCTTACAGTTCTACGCCACTCCCCTTCTTCTCTGTGAGGAAGACTCACTCAATTTCAGATTCACCACTCTTTTCATTGGCATGTGCCTCTTCTTCACCTTCTCCTTCTCCCAGAAGATACACGCCTTCAACCAGGCTCTACGTCAGTG GACTTTCATTCCGGACCACTGAAGAGAGCTTGCGAAATGCTTTCAAAAGCTTTGGCCAACTTGTAGAAG TCAATTTGGTGATGGATAAAGTAGCCAATAGACCAAGAGGATTTGCCTTCCTCCGTTATGCTACTGAAGAAGAATCTCAAAAGGCTATCGAGGGAATGCACGGCAAG TTTCTGGATGGCAGGGTGATTTTTGTGGAAGTTGCAAAATCCAGATCGGAGCTTCGCCAAGGCCTCAAAGAAAACTCTAGCTAA
- the LOC120083394 gene encoding organelle RRM domain-containing protein 6, chloroplastic isoform X3 yields the protein MTAGLPFTVAAAPKPFFQFQITHHNNIRSTETHTRIHSIRSQLAYSSTPLPFFSVRKTHSISDSPLFSLACASSSPSPSPRRYTPSTRLYVSGLSFRTTEESLRNAFKSFGQLVEVNLVMDKVANRPRGFAFLRYATEEESQKAIEGMHGKSIMAELPNFILNNL from the exons ATGACCGCCGGATTACCATTCACAGTCGCAGCTGCTCCAAAACCGTTCTTTCAGTTTCAGATTACTCATCATAATAATATCCGTTCAACCGAGACGCATACTCGAATTCATAGCATTCGATCCCAATTGGCTTACAGTTCTACGCCACTCCCCTTCTTCTCTGTGAGGAAGACTCACTCAATTTCAGATTCACCACTCTTTTCATTGGCATGTGCCTCTTCTTCACCTTCTCCTTCTCCCAGAAGATACACGCCTTCAACCAGGCTCTACGTCAGTG GACTTTCATTCCGGACCACTGAAGAGAGCTTGCGAAATGCTTTCAAAAGCTTTGGCCAACTTGTAGAAG TCAATTTGGTGATGGATAAAGTAGCCAATAGACCAAGAGGATTTGCCTTCCTCCGTTATGCTACTGAAGAAGAATCTCAAAAGGCTATCGAGGGAATGCACGGCAAG
- the LOC120083394 gene encoding organelle RRM domain-containing protein 6, chloroplastic isoform X2 has protein sequence MTAGLPFTVAAAPKPFFQFQITHHNNIRSTETHTRIHSIRSQLAYSSTPLPFFSVRKTHSISDSPLFSLACASSSPSPSPRRYTPSTRLYVSGLSFRTTEESLRNAFKSFGQLVEVNLVMDKVANRPRGFAFLRYATEEESQKAIEGMHGKVYLMDILSPPLLIGKHELI, from the exons ATGACCGCCGGATTACCATTCACAGTCGCAGCTGCTCCAAAACCGTTCTTTCAGTTTCAGATTACTCATCATAATAATATCCGTTCAACCGAGACGCATACTCGAATTCATAGCATTCGATCCCAATTGGCTTACAGTTCTACGCCACTCCCCTTCTTCTCTGTGAGGAAGACTCACTCAATTTCAGATTCACCACTCTTTTCATTGGCATGTGCCTCTTCTTCACCTTCTCCTTCTCCCAGAAGATACACGCCTTCAACCAGGCTCTACGTCAGTG GACTTTCATTCCGGACCACTGAAGAGAGCTTGCGAAATGCTTTCAAAAGCTTTGGCCAACTTGTAGAAG TCAATTTGGTGATGGATAAAGTAGCCAATAGACCAAGAGGATTTGCCTTCCTCCGTTATGCTACTGAAGAAGAATCTCAAAAGGCTATCGAGGGAATGCACGGCAAG GTTTATTTGATGGATATACTCTCCCCACCTCTTCTCATTGGGAAGCATGAATTGATATGA